In the Eptesicus fuscus isolate TK198812 chromosome 12, DD_ASM_mEF_20220401, whole genome shotgun sequence genome, one interval contains:
- the ASIP gene encoding agouti-signaling protein has protein sequence MPPQMDVTRLLLATLLVCLCFLTAYSHLAPEEKPKDDRSLRSNSSMNLWDSPSVSIMGINKKSKKISRKEAEKKRASKRKASIKKVTRPRPPPPDPCVATRNSCKQPAPPCCDPCASCMCRFFRSSCSCRVLNRNC, from the exons GCCTCCTCAGATGGATGTCACCCGCCTGCTCCTGGCCACCCTGCTGGTCTGCCTGTGCTTCCTCACTGCTTATAGCCACCTGGCACCTGAAGAGAAGCCCAAAGATGACAGAAGCCTGAGGAGCAACTCCTCCATGAACCTGTGGGATTCCCCTTCTGTCTCTATCATGG gGATAAACAAGAAGTCCAAAAAGATCAGCAGAAAAGAGGCAGAAAAGAAGAGAGCTTCCAAG AGAAAGGCTTCGATTAAGAAGGTGacgcggccccggcccccgccgcccGATCCCTGCGTAGCCACCCGCAACAGCTGCAAACAGCCGGCGCCCCCCTGCTGTGACCCGTGCGCCTCCTGCATGTGCCGCTTCTTCCGCAGCTCCTGTTCCTGCCGTGTGCTCAACCGCAACTGCTGA